AAGGCAAAAGCAAAATCGCCGTTGAGATGCTCCAGGGCCCTGATGCCGTGCGTATTGAGCAACTCAAGCAGCACTTCGGTATCGGTTGAGGAGCGGGGCTGCCATCCTGAGGCTAATTTCGACTTCAACAGGTGATGGTTGTAAATCTCTCCGTTGAAACAGATTACCGCATTTCCATCGGCCGAAGTCATGGGCTGTTTTCCGCGCTCGCTCAAATCGAGAATGGCCAGTCGACGGTGACCCAAAAACAGATGAAAGTCCTTGCACTGCTCTTCAAAAAAGCCCTCGCCATCGGGTCCGCGATGGGCCATTGCGGCAACCATGGCCGGTCCGTTCAGCTTTTCGCGCGACACATAACCAGCTATTCCGCACATGCTTGCAAGGTTTGGTTAAAAATGTTTCGGTAGCGCTGTACAAGGTGCTCTTCGGTAAATCCCGACTCATACCGTGCGCGACTTTTTCTACCCATCTCCATTACCAGATCCGGGTTTCGGATAAGCAAGGTAATGCGTTCAGCCAGTTCGGTTTCGTCGGTGGTATTCACCACAAATCCGTTTTGGTCGTGGAGCACCGATTCAACAATGGCACCCTGGTCGGAAGTGAGAACGGGCAATCCGGCAGCCATGGCTTCTACAATCGCCCAGGGATGTCCTTCGGGATGGGTGGGGATAAAAGCAAAAACGTCGGCGTTGTTGAGGGCTGCCCATTTATCGGCGCCGCTCACGGGTGAATGAAGATGCACTTGATGGAGGCTGTGTTTTTGAATCAATGACAGGCATCGCTCCTGGTAATCTGGATTGTCCCAGGCACCGTAGGCATTTAGGACGCATTCGCATTGAACTTCTTGCGGAAGGGCCGCCAGCGCACGCAACAGCAAATCAAAACCCTTTCCGGGGAGAAAATTGGACAAGTACAAAAGACGCAAGGGCTTAGCCGCCGAGACACGCTTAGCACCAAGCTCCGGAAAATCGCCACCATTGGGAGCTACAAAAATCTTTTCAGGTGGAAAAAGACCTTCAAAGAGGTAGCGAAGATTGTTTCCCAGCACGAGCACGCC
The sequence above is a segment of the Cryomorphaceae bacterium genome. Coding sequences within it:
- a CDS encoding glycosyltransferase family 1 protein: MPKPRVLLLGKLPPPFMGPAVATQLLLRSRLNEWFDLHHFDTRLNTSVKSLGRFGWRKLWRSIGGYRQLHQLARSLKPDLALVPISQTTMGFLKDSLYVRILSGAGVKVLVQLRGSQFRNWYHSASPLTRWWVRNSLKKTEGVLVLGNNLRYLFEGLFPPEKIFVAPNGGDFPELGAKRVSAAKPLRLLYLSNFLPGKGFDLLLRALAALPQEVQCECVLNAYGAWDNPDYQERCLSLIQKHSLHQVHLHSPVSGADKWAALNNADVFAFIPTHPEGHPWAIVEAMAAGLPVLTSDQGAIVESVLHDQNGFVVNTTDETELAERITLLIRNPDLVMEMGRKSRARYESGFTEEHLVQRYRNIFNQTLQACAE